Genomic window (Candidatus Limnocylindrales bacterium):
TGGGCAAGCGTCGGCTCGATTTCTTTCTTCAGCGGCTCGAGCGTGGCCCGCGTCGTGTCGGAGGTCTGCTTCAGGCTGGTCAATGTAGCATCCAATGTACCGAGAGTATCGTCGAGATGATCGATCGCGTCGTGCAGGCCCTGCGAGTCGAGCAGCGTCCTTGCCGACGTGGCCGCGGTCTTGATCTCCTCCACAAGCCCTTTGATGTCGATCTGCTGGAGGTCGGCGAAGAACTGCGCGGCCTTCGTGGTGGCCTGTTCGAACGGCGTGGGAAGCGTCGGGATCTCCGGGTACGGAGAATGGGTCTGGTCGCCGAGCCGGAGGCCGCGCGTTGCCGGAAACAGGTCGAGCTTCACGTACAGCACGCCGGTGACGAGACTCTCGCTGGAAAGCTGCGCGCGAAGGCCGCGCGCGACCAGGTCGGCGATCGTCGGCGGATCCGGCTTGACGAGCGAGCCCAGGTTCGAGGTCTTGTCGGCGTCGAGCTCGATCACCACCGGAACGTAGAATTTCTCGCGCGTGCCGGTAAGCGCAGCCATGTCGCCGATGCCGAGCAGGATGCTCGAGACGGTGCCGATCTGGACGCCTTTGAGCTTCACGTTGGCGCCGACCGAAAGGCCGCTGACGTCGCTTTCGAAATAGAGGATGTACTTGTAGCTCTCGCGGAAGAACCGACCCGAGCCGAAGATCGTCACTCCGACCAGCCCGAGCGCGACCGCACCGACGACGAACGCGCCGATCAGGGTCGGGCTACTTTTCTTGGACATGGCCTTGGTCCTCGTCTCCTGCGCTGCGATTGAGGAAGCGCCGTACTTTCGGATCCGGATGCGAATCGCGCAGCTCGCGTGGGTTTCCCTGGGCAATCATCGTTCGCGTGTCGATGTCGAGGAAGACGCTATTGTTACCGATTGTGAAGATGCTCGCGAGCTCGTGCGTGACGACCACTGCGGTCGACCCGAGGCTCGCCTGCAGCTCGAGGATCAGCTCGTCGAGCAGGCGCGAGCTGATCGGATCGAGTCCGGCCGACGGCTCGTCGAAGAACAGGATGTCGGGATCGAGCGCCATCGCACGCGCGAGGCCCGCCCGTTTCTGCATGCCGCCGCTGATCTGCGACGGATAATAGTCCTCGAAGCCGGCAAGGCCGACGAGCGAGAGCTTGAGCGCAGCGATCTCGCGGATCTGGGCCGGCTTGAGGTCGGTGAACTCGGCGAGCGGAAGCGCGACGTTTTCGGCGAGCGTCATCGAGCTCCACAGCCCGCCGCCCTGATAGAGCACGCCGAACGTGCGCAGCATCTGTTCGCGCTTCTCGGGTGACGCGTTCGTGAAGCTTTCGCTGCCGTAGAAGATCTCGCCTTTGGCGGGCTCGAGCAGGCCGATCATGTGGCGCAGCAGCGTGCTCTTTCCGCAACCGCTCGCGCCCATGATGATGAACACGTCGCCGCGCTGGACGGTGAAATTGATGTCGCGCATGACGACGAAGTCGCCGAACGCCATCGTGACATCCTGCACCGTGATGCGCGCATCCGGATCGACGGCGGGCGCGCCGCTGTTTCCCTGCTTCAGGGCGATCGCGGCCGCCGTCGCGGCGAGCTCTGCATCAGATGCCGAGGACATAGAACACCACTGCAAAGATTCCACACGCCGAGATGATCGCGACGATGCTGCTGACGACCGCCCTGGTCGTCGCTTCGCCAACGGCCGATGAGCTGCTTCCCGACTGGATTCCGCGCAGGCAGCCGAACAGCGCGACCAGCACCCCGTACACGGCGGCCTTGACGAGACCGCCGACGAGATCGTCGAGCGTAACCGCCCACTGCGTGTACTGATAATACGTGACCGGCGACAGCCCGAGGCCGACCACGCCGACCGCCGCTCCGCCCAGAATTCCGACCGCGTCCGAGTACAGGCACAGAAGCGGCATCATCAGCGCCAGCGCGATCATCCGCGGGATCACCAGGAATTCGAGCGGGGAGATGCCCATCGTCGAGAGTGCGTCGATTTCCTGGTTCACCTTCATGCTTCCGAGTGCGGCGGCGTACGCGGCCCCGGTGCGTCCCGCCATGACGATTGCGGTCATCATCGCGCCCATTTCGCGCACCATCGCGATGCCGACGAGATTGGCGACGTAGATCTCCGCACCGAACTGCTCGAGCTGTACGGCGCCGACGAACGCAAGGATCGTCCCGACGAGGAAACTGATCAGCGTAACGATCGGGAGCGCTTCGACGCCGG
Coding sequences:
- a CDS encoding MlaD family protein, with protein sequence MSKKSSPTLIGAFVVGAVALGLVGVTIFGSGRFFRESYKYILYFESDVSGLSVGANVKLKGVQIGTVSSILLGIGDMAALTGTREKFYVPVVIELDADKTSNLGSLVKPDPPTIADLVARGLRAQLSSESLVTGVLYVKLDLFPATRGLRLGDQTHSPYPEIPTLPTPFEQATTKAAQFFADLQQIDIKGLVEEIKTAATSARTLLDSQGLHDAIDHLDDTLGTLDATLTSLKQTSDTTRATLEPLKKEIEPTLAQLRATLADLRVASVNAGAVLQPDSPLIVALEKTLGDAAVTAKTVHDLAALLERQPDALLRGKGERRRNREAPAPEAAP
- a CDS encoding ATP-binding cassette domain-containing protein, yielding MSSASDAELAATAAAIALKQGNSGAPAVDPDARITVQDVTMAFGDFVVMRDINFTVQRGDVFIIMGASGCGKSTLLRHMIGLLEPAKGEIFYGSESFTNASPEKREQMLRTFGVLYQGGGLWSSMTLAENVALPLAEFTDLKPAQIREIAALKLSLVGLAGFEDYYPSQISGGMQKRAGLARAMALDPDILFFDEPSAGLDPISSRLLDELILELQASLGSTAVVVTHELASIFTIGNNSVFLDIDTRTMIAQGNPRELRDSHPDPKVRRFLNRSAGDEDQGHVQEK
- a CDS encoding ABC transporter permease translates to MALRSATNEAARSEAAEPIDMEDTKSSIVVSGDHDEAVVNLSGVWSIRENLPEPENAARQVIALGHKVVRFDTSAVERWDSGLLVFLIRFTHLLAEHGVHLDRQGLPDGARSMLKLAETVPEREGARAQQVQPSVVTRIGLWTTRTGHNALEALEFVGSIVIAFGSVIRGRARFRRSDLSVHMQEAGVEALPIVTLISFLVGTILAFVGAVQLEQFGAEIYVANLVGIAMVREMGAMMTAIVMAGRTGAAYAAALGSMKVNQEIDALSTMGISPLEFLVIPRMIALALMMPLLCLYSDAVGILGGAAVGVVGLGLSPVTYYQYTQWAVTLDDLVGGLVKAAVYGVLVALFGCLRGIQSGSSSSAVGEATTRAVVSSIVAIISACGIFAVVFYVLGI